A window of Aptenodytes patagonicus chromosome 1, bAptPat1.pri.cur, whole genome shotgun sequence genomic DNA:
AGGCGGTGCGAGGAGACTCCGCTCTTGTCAGGGCATGGTGTAGCCTGCTCTGCTTCGTTTTAATCGTTTTGAAAGCGCGGTTACGTTTTTTGGAAGCTGTACCCTTCTGAAGCCATGCTGTCCGGCCCTCGTTTACATCGTGCCGTTATCCAAGGCAGCGGATGATGTATTAAATGATGTAGGAGATGAGGGGAAGGATGGGAGGTATGCATATAAGGTATGGTTTAGAGTGGCTTGTCCCTACTACAGatgttttttaagaaacagcaatttttaaattcTCCTCCCTGTGAAGGACCttttgagtccccatccctggaagtatttaaaagacgtgtagatgcggcacttagggacatggtttagtgggcatggtggtgttgggtcgacggttggactcgatgatcttagaggtctttaccaaccttaatgattctatgattctacgaccTGCCCTTGCTGGGTGTTAGTTTGCTGGAGAACTACTGAACTATCGTAATTTCTCCTGCATTCACTTTCAGGGGCCAAGTCAGGAATATGGCAACTCTAAAAGACAGTAAgtactggttttgtttgcttttgagagGGGAAAAGTGTTGCAGGAAAAccatatgttaaaataaaatttcagttagcCTCTGTTGGATAAACTAATTGTGATACACCATAATATTGATACGCGAGCCTCCAGCACTTCTTATATTAAACAAGTGTCTTTCAGAAAAGACATTGCTTAAAATGGTTTTAGCACTAATTTAGATGTCATTTCAGCAAACCAATACAGTTTTactcaaacatattttaaaaataaccctaTCATATGTGCTAAACCAGATTTTTGCTCACCTTTAAGaataacttattttctgtttatttccctGTGCGTTTATCcaacactggggggaaaaaaggttgtcTGAATCGTTTCACTTTGATAATGCTTCTTTAAGCCATTCCTCATAGGTTCTTATACAGGGATATTGCCTTGGAATTGCACTTCTCTATAGGAcacctgttttgttttctttttacatcagCATTTTTATGAATCTCATTTTGCCACAATCCAAAAAGAGGAGGAAGTCTCTTCTGTCTCATTATAGTATTgggtcttcttttttccccccttgttgTCTGGGAAAAGATGGCAGTATACCTCAAATGGTATATTTGTGAAACGGGTAGaagtggaaggaaagagaatAGTAAATAGATCTTACATTGGgctaaatattaaataaatgttatgtCTGGGGGAAAAGCAGACCTATTGTAAGGATGCATTTGGTTAGCCAGATTACTACTCTTGCTGCTTTCTCACTGTAAATAGTAAGGGCGTGTCTTTTATAAAGTTTATTTGtgcattgtttgtttgtttattttttttcttctttgaggaaCTTGGCAAGATATTTTTGGATGGCTGTTGCTAGCGCTTTATTCCTTGTTTTTGATGTCATTATGCCCAGTACAGCCCATGACCTTCAACTATTAACCTTGTAGTTACCAGGCGTTTAAAGTCCATCAAGAACATTCAGAAGATTACGAAGTCCATGAAGATGGTTTCTGCAGCAAAATATGCAAGAGCTGAGAGGGAGCTGAAGCCTGCTAGAGTCTATGGAACAGGAGCACTGGGTGAGAGAAGTCTCTCGCGCTGTGTGATGTggggacagaagaggaaggctTTCATGGTGGTGATAAAATGCCTAGCCTTTTTTAACCTTTTGGTAGATTTTTGCCAAAAGAATTTGTATCTCTAGGCCACTGTCACCTTGAGTATTCCTTATAAGTAATTTATGGATAGCTCTTTTTAAGAGTTCTAATGTGAAATTCGTTATGATTTCTGATTACTTTTTTAACTTTGTGTGGTTGCACAGTTGTTTTTGTTAGTCATTAAAGCACCACAACCCAGAATTTCTGGCCTGCTTCTATGTGTTAATGGAATTGTGTCCTATCTCTGTAGCATCTCCAGCTACTGCCAAACCTCCTTGTGAACTCTTGGGCTGCACGTGCTCCTGAGGCAGTGGACTCACACAGGGAACTTAATTAAGTAATGACACTGATTGTGTCATGTTCGATGCAGAGATGTGGCTGGCTTTGAATTGTTTCTTTGTCACCTCTGGTCAGATAACGTGCAAACTTGAATGATTGTGGGGGAGATCAAATTCATCTGGCTGTGATTTGGAAGccctttagaaattattttagttagAATAAGTCAGAGGTATTTTGATATGACCTATTTGCTTCCTGGCACCCTTGAATaacttaccctttttttttttttttttaagctctctaTGAGAAGGCAGAAATAAAGGCACCTGAGGACAAGAAGAAGCACCTCCTTATTGGTGTGTCCTCTGACCGAGGTCTGTGTGGTGCTATCCACACGTCTATTGCTAAAACCTTGAAGAGTGAAATTACCAACCTCTCAAATGCAGGGAAAGAAGTTATGGTGGTTGGAGTAGGTGACAAGATCAGAGGCCTACTTCAGAGGTAAAAAGGAGAAGGGTTgatttggtggttttgtttgttttctgtggtaGAAATTTCAAGACTGCTCAGAAAGCTGTGTGGCATTTGCAGGCAATTGCATTTAATGGAACTGTGCTAAATTcaagctcctttaaaaaaaataaaatttgcaaatatGTTAAAAGGGGGTTTGATCATCTGGACATTCATGAAACTGCTGCACAGCACtattatatttttgaaataaaagtcgGAAAGCTAGCAACGCTAGCGCTGTTACAAGTGTGTGTTTATCATTGAAGCTATCATAAtaatttaactgaagaaaaaaaaaggtaaaatttctcTCAGACCCTAATTCAATAAAATGCTTAGTTCTGAACACTAGTAAGTTACACTAGTGAGTAAGTCTTGCTGCCACATAGTTGTACATTAGAGCATCCACTTGGTTCTAACACAGATTTGATATTGCTGCAGGACGCATGGCAATTACTTCCTGCTGACATTCAGAGAAGTGGGACGGAGACCTCCGAGCTTTGGAGATGCTTCAGTCATTGCCTCAGAGTTGTTAAACTCTGGGTATGAATTTGATGAAGGCTCTGTCATCTACAATCGGTTCAGGTAAGATTAAACTGGAACTGCACTGGAAAAATATTGGGTAGAAGGCTTCAAACAGCATGTTGGTCCAATGAAGTAATATGAAAGCTGTTTGTGAATTGTCATGTTTACTTTATTTCTTGAGGGGGGAGTGCATTTTGTTGTGTGTGAAGAGccgttggttggggtttttttaatagctgtggTTGGAATTCTCTTTTTACTTGTATAGTGGGTGCTGTTGTATTTACAGTCAGCACGTCATTATAACCATGTGGTATCTGAGATCTCTTCATCAGGATTATTGCAGAACTTTGTGAAATTGGAAGGCCAGAAGTTTTCTGttctaatttgattttaaacactCAATTTAGGGTTAGTTGAACTGAAGAGCCTATTACACTATTTTTATACAGGTCTGTCATCTCCTACAAGACTGATGAAAAACCGATCTTCTCCCTTGAAACAGTTGCTGGTTCTGGTAAGTAGTGAACTAGAAAACACCAGTTATGTGAAGTGATAAATCACAGAAAAAGTACTCTGATCATGGGAATATGGCATTAAAACATGTTATTATGCTGTTATGATACATGTGGTATgtggagatgtggtggtcagaggccatcttgggcttagcgaccatgaaatggtagaattctcgattcttggtgaagtaaggagggggggcagcaaaaccacaaccatggacttctggaagGCGGacttggcctgttcaggacgctggttgagagcgtcccttgggagacggtcctgaagggcaaaggggtccaggaaagctggacgatcttcaagaaggaagtcttaaaggcgcaggagcaggctgtccctgtacgccgtaagaagaacgggcggggaagacgaccggcctggctgaacggggagctcttgctgggactcaggaaaaaaaggagagtttaccgcttgtggaagaaggggcaggcgactcaagaagagtacagggatctcgttaggtcgtgcagagaagaaatgagaaaggcaaaagcccagctagaacgcaatctggccgctgtccttagagacaacaaaaaaagtttttacaaatatattaatgacaagaagagagccaaggagaatctccatcctttattggatgcgggggggaacattgccaccgaggatgaggaaaaggctgaggtactcaatgccttctttgcctcagtctttaacaggcagaccagttatcctcagggtactcaggcccctgagctggaagacagggacagggacagcgagccaggataaaccccccataatccaagaggaagcagtcaatgacctgctacgccacctggatgctcacaagtctgtggggccagatgggatccacccgagagtgctgagggagctggtgaggagctcgccaagccactctccatcatttatcagcagtcctggttaacgggggaggtcccggacgactggaggcttgccgatgtgacgcccatctacaagaagggccggaaggagcatccggggaactacaggcctgtcagcctgacctcagtgctggggaagattatggagcggttcatcttgagggcgctcacaaggcatgtgcgggacaaccaggggatcaggcccagccagcacgggttcatgagaggcaggtcctgcttgaccaacctgatctccttctatgaccaggtgacccgcctagtggatgagggaaaggctgtggatgtggtctacctggacttcagtaaggcctttgacaccgtctcccacagcattctcctagagaagctggcggctcacggctcagacaggtggactctgcgctggttcaaaaactggctggacggccgggcccagagagttgtggtgaatggagttacatccagttggtggccagtcacgagcggtgttccccagggctcagttttggggccggtcttgttcaatatctttatcgatgatctggatgaggggatcgagtgcaccctcagtcagtttgcagacgacaccaagttgggcgggagtgttgatctgctcgagggtaggaaggctctgcagagggacctggacaggctggatcgatgggcccaggccaactgtatgaggttcaacaaggccaagtgctggatcctgcacttcggccacaacaaccccatgctgcgctacaggcttggggaagagtggctggaaagctgcctgtcggaaaaggacctgggggtgctggtcgacagccggctgaacatgagccggcagtgtgcccaggcggccaagaaggccaatggcatcctggcctgtatcagaaatagtgtggccagcaggagtagggaagtgatcgtgcccctgtactcggccctggtgaggccgcacctcgaatactgtgttcagttttgggcccctcactacaagaaggatgttgaggtgctggagcgtgtccagagaagggcaacgaagctggtgaggggtctggagaacaagtctgatgaggagcggctgagggaactggggttgtttagcctggagaaaaggaggctgaggggagacctcatcgctctctacaactccctgaaaggaggttgtagtgaggtgggtgtcggtctcttctcccaagtaactagtggtaggacgagaggaaacggcctcaagttgcgccagggcaggtttagattgaatgtgaggaaaaatttccttactgaaagagtggttaaacattggaacaggctgcccagggaggtggttgagtccccatccctggaggtatttaaaagacgtgtagatgaggcgcttagggacatggtttagtgggcatggtggtgttgggctcgatgatcttagaggtcttttccaaccttaatgattctatgattctatgtgtcaTAAGTTTACCAGATTGCTTTATTTTGGCAGTCCAAGGCTGACGTATCaaggtgctgtggggcagggaggttAAAAAGAAAGGTCATACTAATTTTGGTTTGAGATTCTTTCTCAAGCAAGAGTTGTGCATATGCAGAACTCTGTCAGTTCGAGTGTTTTCAGCGCTGAACGGCCTGGGCATTGAGTGACTTTGCACTACTCAGTAAAAATACCCCAGAATGTTTCTGCAACATTGTATGGGAAGATTAAACCCAATACACTGATAATGTATTTGGCCTTAGTCAGAATCTGACTTTCCTGGTATTATATTGaatgaaaacatgtaaaatacTTAATCTGCtacttaaaattttgttttgaaagtacaCATGATACATAGAGAAAACCCCTCTGCGTTGCCTTAAGTAGAGAAACAGGCTGGCCTAGTAGTCTTTCGCGTGGCATTGTATTGTTTTGCTAGAAGTAGTGTGTCTTGGATTTTTCCAAGTCcgctttttcatattttacagaaaGTCTGAGTATCTATGATGATATTGATGCTGATGTGCTGAGAAACTACCAGGAATTTACACTAGCAAATATTCTGTACTACTCCCTGAAAGAATCCACCACCAGCGAGCAGAGTGCTAGGATGACCGCTATGGACAACGCTAGCAAAAATGCTTGTAAGTCTACACTGTCAGCTTCCCAGGACTTCTGTAGTTTAGCATGAAAGTACCGACCTCCCTTTGTGTAATTCTTTGTTTCCAAAATTACAAGAAATGAGCTGGTTTCTCTCTTAATACCATTTTGAGTCTGTTTTTTTGAGCCAGTTCAACCGGGATTCTTTTCTGAACGTGTGAACCTTCTTTAGTCTTTGGAAGGAGGGATTGCTGTCAAGTATATGAGAAACAAGACTAGGTAACTGGAAGTGAAATAACAGATTCTTTAATaagaatatgaaataatactAATCTTGTAATGGCCAAAAATTCTTAATGCTCTTCTCACGTGGCTGGTCTGAGGATTTCCAGAATCTTTATAAACCTGTACCTACTTGTGAGCCCAAACTAATTAGTACTGCACCAATTTAAAGGTGGGGGAACTGAAACAATGATGAAATACTTTATCACCTGTCATGCAACAAGTTGAGAATATACAAGTATTCTTGGAAGGTGTCCAAACTGAGTGCAGTGCAGAGAGTATGCAGTTGGTATTTCTGGGAGACAGCTAATAGCTTTTAACGTGGCATGGTGATAAGACTTCAGTCCTAAGAAAGTAATGTTGCATAAAGGATACTGGTGACTGAGTGAAGCTGATGTGATGTGCAATTGGGCTACCTGGAACTGTAAGTATGGCTCTCTGCTGACCGCCTTATCTTAAGAGAAAGAGATGATACATTCTgcgttttttttaaaaaaaaaaaaaaaaaaaaagaaactgaaggaaaaaaatgtcaaaaaaaatctGGCTCCCTTTGCCAGGACAGCAATAACTTGAAGGAAATACCAATGTAGTTAATTGACAGTGAAatctaatttaaaagcaaataatgcATGCTTGTGTTATGTTAATACACGTCGTGTCATACCATGGTATTTACTAGTCTGTCAGCTGTTCTTCAAATGTTTAACTCTGAGGCCTCAAGCCAAATTACCAAGTTTCTAGGTTGTCTACTAGCGGTGTTATCTGTAGGggaaaaaccagaaaaatgcagTAAGCCTCTTGATCGTTTGCATGGATTTACCAAGACTATTTGGAATTGTGTTCATACAGCTTCTCTTTATCTGTATTTGAATAGTTATTATATGTTTAAATTccaatcttaatttttttctagctgaGATGATTGACAAATTGACCTTGACGTTCAACCGTACCCGTCAAGCCGTCATTACCAAGGAGCTTATTGAGATCATCTctggtgctgctgctctgtgagTACCTGCATAAATGTGAACTAGGAGTTGTTGCAAAGTCACGTAATGCTTGTACGTCCTGCTTCAGTCAGGTTAACGGGGAAGGTTAGGGCATGTGGGTCCTAAAACCGAAGGGAAGACAATCCATGGCATGACTCCCAAGTTTTTCAGCTTGTGCGGTTCTACTAACAAGTGTGAAGTTTGGCAGTCTTTTTTGGCCAGATAAACTTAAAAAGCTGGTAAACTAGATCTTTAGCCTCAACACACATCCTTGCCTGAACAGGCAgtggttttcctcctttttggcTTTGAGTggatttcccccctcctcctttctacCTGGGCTTCTCCTGCTCGGTCTGCTCAAACAGCCCAGTAGTGTTGGATGGGGGGAAGGAACTCAGGTGACTGAAATGCTTCTGGATAAATCGGCCTGCGGTGGTGTTCAGAGGCTGAGAGTTTGGGGGTGGGGTTGGAAGAAGGAGGGAATTTCCAGAGTCTGTTGATGCTGAATGTGTATTTTACTTTAAGTTCAGTCTTTTGCTTATTTCCCTGAGAGAGAAGTTTTATGAAGGTGTGTACTGCAGGTTACAGATGCGTGGACTTAGACCACAATTTGTAACTGCCTGTAGCTAATGTGTATTACATCTAACAGCTAAAAATGTGCTATTCTCGGATGCAAATACATGTGTTAATATCCTGTGTGTTTACAACGTGCCTGGAATACATACCATATTGCAGTTACGTGCTGTATTGTGCTCCTCACAATACATTTGCGGTCATAAATACGTGCATAGTTTTGCCTGAATTTGCATGAGTTGCTTCCTAACctgcttgttctgtttttttcctcgtAATACCATAACCAGGGATTAATCGGAAAAAGCGGTTCAGCCAAATCAAAGAGGTAAAGTTATGAAACAGAAACTAGATggtgttttaaaatgaattaacgCAGACGATCTTGGAGTCAAATGAGGAAGTCTGAGTTCAGTGTCATTGGTCAGAGAAACGTCTCTTCCCAAAGGGCTGGGAAACTGCCCGTTGCTAGTTGGAATCTGTCTGAACAAAAAGTTAAGCACCAATAATTTTAAGCAACATACGTCCATGTTAGCATACATCCACATTGGACATCATTTTCTGTGGTTATTTTAAACATCTCTGGGTTATTGAATTCATTTGCAATAACTGTTTTAGTTTTTTCATAGTGCCCTGACCTTATGCAATGACCTATGAGTGTCTGTATGTAAGACATTGTACCTGAAGAGGTTTCTGTAGCGAAATAAGCATATTGAAAATTTAAAACTTCAAGGAAAAATAGGCCTGatagagaaggggggggggggtaaggaATATTAATAAGTTGAAGTATTCAAATGGGAGGagataaaaagttttaaataaataaatgaaaggggtttaatttgcttccatttttcttaCAGGTGAAGAAGAGCTCTTCTGAGCACATGGTTTAACCTGCCTGTGTCTGTGCTAACAAGACTGCTCTGTTATTTTGTGAAGAAGTGGTAAAGCCCCAGAAATCTGTAAATTCTTACAATAAACCACCTACATGACACAAATGTTGTTGGTTGTCCACGGAGCAAATGCTCTTGGTGTCCAAATATCTGGGTTTTTACTTGGGTATGCTttgaaacataatttttttaaaagccgtGCTCTACATTTTGTAATGTAGCTGGCATGCAAAAGCATATAAGCAGgtgtttcttcttttgaagaGTGGAAGAGACTGCCTGTCTTCACCCCGTGTTTAAAAGTGTTGGTTCGTTTCGTACGTTGTATTGTGTGCTGAAGCTGGAATAACCTCTCTGCATCGCGCGGTTGGAACACTGATCTCTATCTCATTTGAATAACATACTACTACTGTTTCTAGATGTTCGTATTCTAAACCGAACCAATCTGATTACACGAgttatttcagtgtttatttaGGACGCACGCTGTTTCTATCAtggtctctgtgtgtgtatatatttgcaTGCCGTAAAATACAGCAACGCCGCAGTTCTTGGCCCTCGCTGGGCATGACAGAaatgtgagaaaggaaaaatttaaagaACGGGGTATAGCAGAAGTGTAAGAAAGAAACAGTGGTACAGTGTAACAACAGAAGGGGAAAGGTGCCACTCTCGGTCTGGTAGACAAAACAAGACCCTTGAAGGGCTCGGTAATGTACATGACGGAAATGGGAAGCGAGTTTGCAGAAGAGATCTGAAGAGAATGGAAATGGCCTCGAGCTTCCATGCAATCTGTGAGCGTGACCCAGGGACAGGCGCAAGCAGCCACCTGCTTGCTCAGGCTGCCGTTGGGTTGAGTTGGAGCTAAGTCAGCTCGTCTAGAAACTGTATAGTCAAGTGCTGAGCTCGAGCTAATGGGTTTCCTTAGAGACAACACGTTGGCTTCGTGAAGTGATGTACTGTTGATACCCTGCAGCCTTGCGTGCTGCCTTTGTGGGCGCACGGAGGTGTACACGTGGATAAGAAGGGAAGCAGGATCATGACCTGAGGTGGGGCTCAGGGAAACGAGAGACTGTCTTGGAGAAGATTTGTTAACGGATTTAGAAAATTCTTCCAACGCCGCCTTTTAAGGAGCTACGGTTCTAATGCTGCTGttactcgcacaactggagtggcAGACTGGTTAGAATGGGTGAATTCAGGCAGTCCTAAAATGTGGGAAGACAAACCACCCACTGGATGTTCCAACAGTGCAGAAGTCCCTGGTCTGTTACGCAATTCCTAGTTCACAACCTTGAGCCTGTAATTCTTTTACgcataactttatttttatttagaacctttttaaatcatgttttgtcttgtttccttTTCTACCTGTGTGCGAAACACTGCTTTGAATCTACAAGCCTAAAAAGACAGTGGATTATAATTTACTCTGTTAAAGTTGAGAGTTAGTCCCGTTGTTCAAACAACTTCCATTTTTTTGAGGTAATCCTGATGATTTATGTTACTCTTTTCCTCTGTAAACTTACCCATCCTCTCTATTTTCTTCCATGTGAAATTACATCCCCATTAAGGAATAATTTAGGGCTACTGCTGGCTTTCTAATGCGGTTCCCACCACTGTGCCTGTCCTGATGGCAGGTGAACCAAGGTGTGTGCCCGTAGGGCTGAAGCTTTCCCGCAGTGTCTGAGTTTTTGTGGCTGCCTGGCCTGCTGTCGCCACCTTGCAATGCAGAGCGTGCGACTGACAGGCTCGGCGGGGCAGGCAGCCATCCATTTCTGTCGTCCCAGAGAGGGATGACGCGTGCGTAATGCTGAGCGTGGAAACGCTGGTCT
This region includes:
- the ATP5F1C gene encoding ATP synthase F(1) complex subunit gamma, mitochondrial isoform X2, yielding MFARGAAVALYQPQWGQVRNMATLKDITRRLKSIKNIQKITKSMKMVSAAKYARAERELKPARVYGTGALALYEKAEIKAPEDKKKHLLIGVSSDRGLCGAIHTSIAKTLKSEITNLSNAGKEVMVVGVGDKIRGLLQRTHGNYFLLTFREVGRRPPSFGDASVIASELLNSGYEFDEGSVIYNRFRSVISYKTDEKPIFSLETVAGSESLSIYDDIDADVLRNYQEFTLANILYYSLKESTTSEQSARMTAMDNASKNASEMIDKLTLTFNRTRQAVITKELIEIISGAAAL
- the ATP5F1C gene encoding ATP synthase F(1) complex subunit gamma, mitochondrial isoform X1, which produces MFARGAAVALYQPQWGQVRNMATLKDITRRLKSIKNIQKITKSMKMVSAAKYARAERELKPARVYGTGALALYEKAEIKAPEDKKKHLLIGVSSDRGLCGAIHTSIAKTLKSEITNLSNAGKEVMVVGVGDKIRGLLQRTHGNYFLLTFREVGRRPPSFGDASVIASELLNSGYEFDEGSVIYNRFRSVISYKTDEKPIFSLETVAGSESLSIYDDIDADVLRNYQEFTLANILYYSLKESTTSEQSARMTAMDNASKNASEMIDKLTLTFNRTRQAVITKELIEIISGAAALD
- the ATP5F1C gene encoding ATP synthase F(1) complex subunit gamma, mitochondrial isoform X3, giving the protein MFARGAAVALYQPQWGQVRNMATLKDITRRLKSIKNIQKITKSMKMVSAAKYARAERELKPARVYGTGALALYEKAEIKAPEDKKKHLLIGVSSDRGLCGAIHTSIAKTLKSEITNLSNAGKEVMVVGVGDKIRGLLQRTHGNYFLLTFREVGRRPPSFGDASVIASELLNSGYEFDEGSVIYNRFRSVISYKTDEKPIFSLETVAGSESLSIYDDIDADVLRNYQEFTLANILYYSLKESTTSEQSARMTAMDNASKNASEMIDKLTLTFNRTRQAVITKELIEIISGAAAL